A region of the Chelmon rostratus isolate fCheRos1 chromosome 1, fCheRos1.pri, whole genome shotgun sequence genome:
gACAGTAAATGAAATCTCTGATATTGGATGTTACTTTTGGCTCTGGGAAGTCTTTCACGGCTATTTGATATTTCATTGACTAAAACAATTGATGAATTGCTGATGTGAATAAAtcttagttgcagccctaaatttaaattagtaaaaataaatgaaaaggtaAATTGAGTACTGTTCGAATTTTTTTGTAGAGGGTTTATGGTTATCAAAAAGAACCGGTAAGTGGTGGTTTTGTTGCTCCACCACAGTACTAAACAATTCCACCTGACCAATCCATAACCTGAGTCTAAATATTTGCATAGGTCAGGACACCACTTTGTCTGAGCAGCAGGTGAGGTGTATATGGGTGCATTTTAGGGAAGATGGTATATTTTGTGTTTACTTGGGGGGATGGCCATGGTAGCAGGAGATAGTAGGATGGAGGAGGACCAAGCTAGGACAAGCCTAATTAATGTTTCAGATGGACTGTGGCAGTGGGTTGCTGTGAGGAGGCTTTCAGTGAGTTGCTCAACTTCCCAAGCTGCTCAATAATGGATAGAGGGTCCAGTGCGGTCTCGGGCCAGCTAGCCCACTGCTACTAGTCTAGACAGTCTTTCAAAGGCTACACTAACTATGCTAATTATCTAAGCAAAGACACTGGCAGAAAGAAGCCCTGCAAACATGTCAATTCTTAAAATGAGCAGCCTGCACACCTTGGTGACCTCAACTGATCAATTAGAATCTTTTCTTATGACAACAACATCAAGTGAGACTAAACTAATCATAAGGTCATTTCATTGGTGCCCATCTTAACAGCCTCTCATTACCTCCATGTTGGCTTAGTCACCCAACACCTGATTCAGTCCAAAATTTCCCCCTCTCCTCATCTTCCCCCGCTCATTCACTTCACTCCCCGGGGTGGAGAAGGGGGAGGGGACAGATTAAGGGTTTGGGGGCCAGGCCAGAGAGGGACAGGGGGACCGCTCCCACCACAGCTGACATCTGCTAGTTAGCCACTCTACCTTTTTTTGACCAGGCCAAGGCCACTGTGCGCTGAGCATACAGGCTTGGAGCCAGAGCATGTTGTGGCAACACAGCTGTTCTGAAAGTTAAGCATCGACGTATATCTTTGTATAAAAGATCACAGATGATGCAGCTTCCTTGCTCTTGTGAATGACAACTATAACAAAGTCGGGTGTTTAAAGTGAAGGCGggataaaaacattttggcagAAAGTCTCAGATGGCTTTTCTTGTGAGTATGCTTCTATGGTCGACTGTCTGGGGGAGGGCTGTGGTTTGCCATATGCCTCAGCAGATGACTCCACCTTCACACTGAGAGGCCAGACTGTACACAGATGCATGCACGCGGACTTataccccccctcccccagaCATACAACTACAAGGAGGGATATTTGTAAGAGAATAAAAAgcatacacaggcacacactctcactgtgTACAACTTCAAGTAATTAAAagcccaaacaaacaaacatggatttAGAGGCTTTGGAATGAAGTGTGCACTCGGCTGTGTCTGTTGGGGGGACTCTTGCACGGGGGAAGAGGCCCCTCGCAGGCCTGAGTCAGACCAGGGTGACACTGCATCACAGGGTCGGGAGGAGGCCCCAAAACAAAAGACTTCAAACTTTGTACCCCATTAATGAACAAGACAAAGCAAAAGCACATGGGCCAAACATCAACCCACGCACAAAAAAATCCTGTCTATTATCTTTAAATCCAAGTCAATTCAAGCTTAGCATGTTATTCATCCCTCTGGTGGCAATCTAAGGTAAGTGGTTTAGGACACAATAAGAGGTGATGAGTTATGGCTTGTAGACTTTAAATATCACTGTATTCTTTAAAGTAACACACCTCTCAGAAAATAATGACTGATAATAAGTGTTTTCAACTAATTGAAACTAGCTTAAAAAGTGAACATATTGGTGACATATCAGGTCAGCTGTTGTCCTATAAGTGCATTCTGATGCTCGTGTTGTTCTCATGGGACAAACATCATCTTACCTGGATGAGATGTGAAGGCACAGTAACTACTGCGACTGACAGCGACGACCTCAGCAAAGCACGCAGTCCATACAGAAAGGTAGTGAAGGCGTGGCTGTTTCTAgggttgtcatggcaacacaGGTCATCACCCCACAAAGCTGAGCCAAGAGAGGGAAGCCCAATTCGTAGGATGTTGCGGGACTTTGACTATAAGAAGGaaaaagcaagaagaaaaagccaagagtaataaaaatgtgtaaaatgcaaatacgTAATTTTCTCCACAAGCGCATACAATGCAGTAATACAGTTTGATTTAAAGTTCTCACAGTGCATCTAAAGGTAAATACATTGCTGCTTTTGGGTTATTTTGGAAAGGTGCAGTTTTGGGTAGTATTCCCAAACTCTGGGAGAGAGCGACTGGACAGTCTGCTCACCAGCACAGACGATCGAAACACAGTGCCCAAACGTGACTGGACACAACTGCCCAATCACAGAGGCCATCTGACACACGCACAATGGACCTGTCAGACAGGCTTCCAATATGGCCGCCACCCAGAAACCCCAGCACATTCTTGGCACAACAGCGATGCTCTGCAGCCAAGGGGGCCTGGGTAAGGGTGGAGTGCCTTCCCTTGAAatccccccaccccaccacAAGAGATCAACAGTAACCCACTCTCATGAAGACGGAGAAAAAGTGGCCAAAGAGTAGTGGGACATATATCACTGAAACTGAGAGAATGGAGGAGCCGTCTAAACTGTGAGAGGTTTTTAACCTTTGGTACAATTGCCTTTTATTTGGGGTTTCTTCAGGATGGTTCCTGATTGCTGAGGTGAGAGCCAAGAGTGATTAACAAAGCTCTGGCCTAAAAGCTGctcactttttcctttttttagcCAACCTCTCCTCTCCGTTATCCCTCCCCCTCTATCATCTCCTCCGGCCTGCACCCCGTCGCTTCCTCTCCTAAACAGTATGACCTAAGCTTCATTTGGATCTCGTTCAGAATCACAGGCATCTAAGAAAAATAAACCCCATTGTTTCTGGGAGTTTTTCACAGTTGGCTCATAGTTTCCCAAAGGGGGACTCTCACACTGGACTCCACATTCATCCTCCTCTACACCTTTCAACATCAATGCTGCAGCTTTACACCTATATATACCTAACTATACTTCCGTATTAATGCAGTGTGTTGTCATTATTAGATATACCCTTTCTTTGTTTAACAGGCCTTGCCTACACaggttttggtgtgtgtgtgtgggggggggtcaCAGAATTAGAAATCTATTTCTATGTCTGCAGCCCAGCAGGAGGGAACTGTGGTAACAAGACTGTTGCTGTGGCATCAGGAGGAGAGGCCAAACTTAACTCCTATAGTTAAGCCTATAGAAAAATCAGGGAACAGTGCCAGTAGAGTCCAGCCAAGGACCAGAGGCCAGCCATATAGGCTGCAGCCAGCCTGGGACCACAACCTAATCACCAGCCAGTCTCTATGGAGGCTCAGTCCTGCTGCCGCCCCTGTCCCACTCATCTCAAAAGACTCCAAACAATATGTTTCAGGGAGATTAGTCCTTGTTCTAATCTGTAATTTACATAACACAGTTTATGTGAAACCTGCATCTTGTTACCTTGTCCATGATGGCAGATTAACAAATAGACATATAAACGCGCACACACTGACTATCACCCATACTGGGCATTCTTGTGCCAGAGCCCATGTTGCTCTGTGCTGGTCTGCATTCCTGGACTGTGCCAAAAGCATGTCAGGCGGCCACACTGCTTTAATGATGTCAGCAGTTAATCTGGCGTGTGAGTGACAGCGCTcggggagggagggtggggggtacTGGAGGTAAatcctgtgtgtgagtggcagGGGGGAGAGGTGGCTCCAGGTGACGAGCAGAGGGGTCACCGAATGTAGGTGAATAAGGCGCGATACATACGAGCATGCACACTAATACTGTATAATACACATCTATACGGGCACATCAGAGTGTTAACAGGATTACACTTGGCCCTGTGGAAAACAGACGGGGCCATGGATGGTCCTGGCATTCTGTAGAGGATTGACGATTGTTAAACAAATGTATGTCAAAGGTAAGACACACATAGCTGGGACCCACAGGTGAGGCCAACCCTAGCAGGTGAGAGGGGGGTAAACAGATTCGGAAAAAGTGGTGGTTGGAATGTGACAGAAGATACCAGATCTggtatgtcttttttttttttttttaatgctcctCTAATGCATATCACTCATAATAATTGCAATGCACAACAGCTCGACTGTGCTCATGGTAATTAGCGAGGCtacaaacagcagacatttgcAACCTGAACACATTAACAACAGCAAGTCAAAAAGTTCACCTTCAATGACATTCAATGAATGtaggagaaaaaaatgcacacctgctgtttgtgttgcgTCACTGCTCGCGGCAGCTTTCTGCATGCCTTACTGCATTTCAGCAATGCTTTTTGTCAATTAGAGAGCAAAAACTACAAACGAATCCACAAACAGCGAGAGGCTGATTAAAAGTGTGCGATTTGATTATGGGAACTGATATGTGTGCTTTGTTACAAATATGGAGTCATACCAATAAACAAATCTTATGTCATTatcaaacatttttaacactCCACTCTAAATCAAATGGTTTAACGGAATGAGGCAGATAAAACTTTACATGAAGAGATTTTTGGCCCGAGGTGGACAATTTTTCTTGCTCAGCTGCTTTGTCTAGCTGTAAACGTACACACAGAGTCAAAGTATGATTGCTGTTTGGTGAAAGGATGTATCGGTTAAGAAGGCTGTAGTTGCAGTGAATATGTGGCAAAAAACGTCTGGATTCggtttgaaagaaaaaaatgcaaaaacctCATTCGCTTCTTGGTTCTTACCATGGGGGCTGCTACATCAAAGCCCTCCCTGTGTATGACTTCCTTAAGGGACCTCAGCAACGCAGCGTAGGACTCAAGCATGGTACTGAAAAGATCACGGGATAGAGGAGAGAGTGGACATAGTGGAGAAGATCAGAAAGAGAACACAAAAGGGTTACTTAGGACATGTAAACTGTAATTGAAACCATTTTGATAAAAATGGGCCAAGCCTATCACCGCAGTAGCTTAATCCTCTATGACTGCAGTATGTTCCTCCTGACTGTGCTTTTCTGGAGCCACTGAAGCAGACAGATGATCCATATCAAGAGATCCAATTAATTTATTTGCTTGATTAAATTACAACATGACTGGTTCTCTGTCAGCTCCCTGAGGATCTGAttgtgcagagacagacagacagacagacagatgagacgtgcacatgcacaaacgtacacacaacaaagatgataagcggtggtggtgggggttAATGGGCTGATATCTAAAATAAACAGGGAACAGCATTTTGGTGCTTAATCAGGGGTAAGATGTGCACCACTGACAAAGGGCATACAGTACCATCAGAGCAACATTTAGCCATCAGCCAAGGGATGGATCACTGCTGAGTCCACCATGTGCCTATAGGATGGCCGATAGGAATGTTAACCCTATCTTTTTACACAGGTCCCCCCACTTAAGAATGCTCCACCACTGTAATGACCACTCTATAGTGAGTCACAGTGGGCTGCTGTGTCAGTTGTCAATTCGACCTACAGGCGACAAAAGCTGATACACATAGATTGGTCACACGCCAATAGCCCTGCATAAAGAACAGTAATACATACTCGTGTTGATTACACTTGCGCCAAGTATATCCATGTACTCTATTTCAGTTATTCAGCCCAACAATGGTGCCTCCTGACCCCGCTGGGCCTAATGATAGAGCTGGTTTGGTGAAAGAGGGACACCTACCCTCCTTGGCCTGTCTGCCCATGCCCCTGATCTGAGGTAGGGGGCTGGGATGGTTTGACATGCAGTTGAGCAGGAGGTTGCCTCTGGTTGGCAGCCATTGTGTAGGACGGCATTGTGTTTTAGCTACCCCTACTGAGCACCCCTCATTCAGGTACCAAAAGGGTCTAGGTGCTTAGCTACAGGGGCTAGTACGTCAGCTAATTAGGATCATACACGGGGAAGCTTCTTTATCTCAGTGTTCCTCTTTCAGCgagggaagaaaggaggagagaagggggatGCTTGGTCTTAAACAACAGGATCTGTATCACCTAGAGAGCAATTTGTGCCAATTATGCCTTCAAGTGAAACGGAGCAATTTAACAGCTAGGGTATCAACATGGGGCTGTGGACACGTGCAAGGGGGAGTAGCCTGCTTAGGAGTTTGGTGTGGTACATGTGCGTGTGTAatatgctgagtgtgtgtgtgtgcgcgtgcgtgcatgtgtgtcagtatTGGGGCGGGACCGGGGGCACAATGGTGCGGTGCAGGTGTAGATTCCtgctgtcaaaatgtctgtgagAGCTATAACCAAATCAGACGGCACAACGCTGCAAACATCAATGGAGAagatttctgttattttgtttgttccCTTTTAATAGAAATTATTAAGTTATGAACTGATATTTAGTTCAATAGTGAACGCTGTCCACTTCATGGTCAACACTTGTGAACATGTATACTTTAAACTGAATAGCCAcaacatttaatgtgtttgcatgGGTGCTCTGTTAAACAGTCTCTGTTTgctgaaataaaagaagaggGGTTCTATAAAGCCTCCTCCACATCCTCTGTGCTCCAGATTGCTGTAtttactcagtgtgtgtgagtgtgccttCGTGTGCCCTTGTGTGTTCAGCAGCACTCTCTGAGTAAAGAGCCTGCGTGACCTCTGAACCTTAAGTACACTCAACGCAGGAGAAATCAAACAGACGCTGAGCAAACAAGACCCTTATTTGAATAGACATACACAAACTTTCCAAGAGACTGAATGTCTTCGGCCAATGGCAAGCTACTCAGAACAGAGGATGAACCTGATTTGTATCAGCTGTTTAAAGGAAAACATACAGCATTTTAACAGAGAACAGATTACTCTGAACTCTACGATTTTTGggaataaatgttttaaaaacactgttttgttgAAACGggacatttcatttaaatatgatGAAAACAGTGGATGCTTTAGCTTTCAGGTGTAATGGTTCAtacttttttcttattttcatattcaATCATTGAATCACAGTGAGTATTTACACAAAACAGTttattagagctgaaacaattaactGATCAATAAGCAaattgacaggaaattaatgaGTGactatttcattttttttaagcaaatgtCACATATTAACTGGCTCCATCCTCGACTCATGATATGCAAagatttttttgcttttttctgttttatatcaaaGTAAATTATGCATATTTGCTTTATCgtcacaaaaaataaagacaccTTAATATGCTAACTTGTTGAAGTCTTGTTTCTCATGTTTGGGGCATTTTTTataatttctgacattttatggagaAAACAATCGAGAAAAGAATACATGATAATGGAAACAGTCGTTACATGCAGCCCAACAGTTCATTAAATTCTTAAAAATGAGAATCTCAAACAAAAGACTCTTCATGATACTCGGAAGAGCTCAATCTTGCCGTCTTCCTTTTGCTCATGTACTTGCTGGTCGCAGGGctaatacagtatgtgttctTTAAATTATGTTGGACTGTCTGCAGTGTTGGTTAACCTGTATTCTGTGAACAATGCCATGTTTGCTTACCTGTGTTCTGCGAATAATGTCTTATTTGTGGAACTGTGTTTTGTGGATGATGTCGggtttgtgtgcctgtgctcTACAGATGTTGTCTCATTGGTTTCCATGTGTTCTGTGGATGATGTCTTGTCGTTTTACCTGCATGTGGGTGAAGACTGGGTGGGATGTTCTGGAAGGTAGAAGCGGTGGCACTTGGCTGCCTGGCGAATTTCCGGCTCCATCGTCTTGGAGACGTCATAATAGTGCCCGAAACGGGATGAGGATGCCAGGGCACTCTGAGTGGGTCAAACGCATGTTAGAGCAtaaagcaacacaacacaaagaccTTTAATTCAAGTGTATTTTCAATCATCCCTGTCTGACTCTACTGCTTGCTTTAAACTTCTTAGAACAAATGATGTGCATTTAACTAATTTCAGATCAGAATGAAACAATTCATAACGTAAAATAATCTTATTTGTCTTTCTAATATGTTAAATGAGTGTGCTTCATGATACTATGGTAATGCAATTGCATTGTTTATGGGTCATTCCTCAACATTCCTATGGCAGAGAAGTTAAATAACCACTACAACCACACTCTTAATCATTTCTTCACATAAATGTCCACTTCTGGCTGTGAAAGCAAACGTGTCAGGGACGCCGGGGAAGGCGGATGTTTTCCTGTAGCTGAAAGAGAGAGTTTTAGCTCTTCTCTCTCAGTGAAACCGGGGATTCCATTGTTAGAGGGGCCCTTAATCTACTTCTAATCTGGATTAGGGCCCCCGGTGTGTCCCTCTCCTGGCGGGACGAGGGGGTCAGCAGGGCAGGGGGGTCAGGGGCTCATCTTCTCTTTGTGAGCTAGGCAACCCGCTTAGCGTTCCATCCCCGCCCTGATGGCCTCACCTTTGATCTGATGTCTTCATCGGTAGAGCGACACAGTGGGCTATGCCAGGAGAGGTGTGTGTAAGGGGAAAGTAAGCGTTGACTCTGGGGGTGAATTTGGGATGCAAATCCTCTAGTGGGGCTTACTAGTGGTTTGTAAAGACGATTTTACAGGGGAAGGGGGAGAGGTGAGGAAAGGACACAGATATAAAGAAGTTtccagggagagagaaagagggagaggatcCCCAGGGACACACTGTGTGCTGTTAATCCACATAGCGATATGGATTATAGACAGAAGGGGGGAGACTGCAGAGAAGTAGAAGGGGAGGGTTACCTCTCAAAGCGGAAGAAAGAGTGTAGGGCTGCCGACCCTAGCAGGGGGAAAGGCAAGGATTTGGGGGAAGACAGAGGCGCAGGTCTGGGTCATAGGGTTGAGCGAGCAGACATGTCAATGCACAGACTGCAAAGTACTCTTGTTTCCCAGGCTAAGCAGGGGTGCaggcgtgtgtgtatgtgtgtgtatgtgagttgGGGACCAGTGAAAAGCCTACCTATTGCCAGCTAAGTGTGAGTAATCTGGTCCAACTCTGAAAGGAAAGGCTGAGGCCTCATTCACTCTACAAAGGAGTTTAGAAGCTCATGGATTTAGTGGTGGAGACAATTGCCAAACCACTAAGACCAGAGAACCAGTGCTGTTCTTTCTCATACCCTCATACCATCATCAACAGAGACACGTGTTGGACTTGTATTAAAAATAGCATGACACAAAGACGTATGCTGCAATCATCACAATATCAGACAATATAAACTGTCATGTGATCACCTGTACTTTTGGAAGATTCTGATAACGCCAGGCAATCTTCATGGTATCCAAACTGTCTTGAGGCTTACAAGACAGCCTGGGCTGCTCCACTGGTTTGTGGATAGCAACATCGTCCAAGATGGGAGCTGGCAGTTCCTGCACAAAATGATACAGTGGATATAATAAGCTAAAATATGTTGATTAAAATATGTTGATTGTTAATGGCAAGTGTCATCTTTTGACAGCTACCTGATTTCTTAACTTTGTCAGTTTCTAAAGCAGGAGTGTGTAATGATGTAAGATATTATGTAATGATATCTTATAAAAGAAGCTGTTCTTTCATTGTGTaactagtaaaaaaaaaagtttcaacaAAATTCAATAAAATCTTGCTAGCCTTGTCTTAAAAAACTTGGTAGGGGTGGGTGGGAAATCTGATTAGCTGTTGCAAGTAAACATGAGTTTTTAAGTGTCTAATTTATTGCAGTGCATGTTAACGCAGTCTCCAATTTCTTGCTTTAACTTGATTTCTCCCAATGAGATGGTTTCTTGTATGCATGTTAACATAATGCATAAAGTACAATCTTTGCATCTGAAGATTAGCATACCGTGAATGTAGCTGTGAAAACACTAAATGATGTGATATATCCCCATTGGGAGTCCCCCTCTGTTAATAAGCCTTTGATATGTAAAGAGAGGGTGAGGCTGTGACCCCTCCCACTATCAATCAGTGGGAGAGAGGCCCTCCTTCTGTATGATGGGTGGCAGTCAGCTTCTGGGGCTACGGTCCTCTTCACGGAGTGATGCATCGGGAAACATTTCAACAATGCCACAACCATGCCACCCTCGACCTCTCAGGCACCCCCGCTGACCCTGACGCATCTTGGGGAAAGCTGTGCGCCTATAATACCTGCTAAATCATGGTCTGACCAGCCTGGATCGGGCTGAATACTGTACAGCGGGAGCTTATTCGTATTTTGTGACCAAGTAAGCGGAATATTTCCAACATCTTTTGaagactgaacaaacaaaagttttacaaaaatgtcttttacaTCTCCACAGCACCTATACAGTGATGATGTTAAAGTAGACACATTGAGGCCGTCTTGGCTTCTTTGTGGATGGTTTGTCAAGACTTGTTGCTTGGAAAAAATATAATACCTTGCAGACCAACACATTTCATTCCTAAGGGCTTTACAGGTCAGATGGCACCTCCTCTCATACCTGTAGAATGTCATCTGGGTTATCTTGAGCGGCCGCCACAAAAAGTTCATGTCGACACACCACCCCTTCTGCCAGGAAGTACTTTAAGATCATACGAGAGTAGCTATCATTTCGGTCCTCctctaaaaaaagaaacaaaagacaacaaCGATCAGAATTTGAGTGGAAAACTCAAATAAACATACACTCTGAAGAAACCGTCAATCAGTGCCACACTGCAAACATTGTCTGTGAGGCCTAAGGAAACATCATGAAACATCAACAAGAACATCTTTCCTATGAAAATATATCAACTTCAAGCCTACTGTTGGACCGTGTCTCATTCTGACCGTTCATTCAACACCACAGATCCTGCAGTTCACGACCACATCACAGTTGCTGACTGTAATTGCTGTAAGGACCACATTCAGGCTACCTTTAGAAGGAGAAGGTGAAGTCGGCAATTGACatggcacagaaacacaggtgATCTGACTATCAAAGCGGAGATGACATCCTCAGCTCTCTTGTTAAGGTCTTAACAGTATTCCTGTCCACTTCCACCTCTCATATCCCCAACCAGCAGCGGAGGTAAGCGTGAGACACCTGTCTTAAGCATTGACCCCTCCACGTGAACACAAGGGTACCATAGCTACCAGGACAACTaacaggaggaggcagaagtAGGATATGATGGTGCCTGTCCTCAAAATGCTGCCTGGcatctgtttcatttgaatcTCTCTCCTTTTTGTGTGACTTCTGATGGCAATGGCATCTTTTCATCAATATGTTTCAAGTGTCATTCACATCAGGTGTATTTATTATCATGAAAGTAGGTTAAAGGTATCTAAGAGTTCTACAAGAGACTTTTAAAACACATGGGCAGAGGGTAATTCGCTGCTTGGAGTGATGGCATTACAGTCTAATTTAGAGGAATGTCTCAAGTGGACAAACATACTTTCGCAAAAGTGGCCTTTCTCAGTGTACACAAAGCAGCCACCCGGCCATTCCACACCCGAAATCCTcaaaaaaaaggctgcatcaTCACCATGAAACCCCCTCCGAGCAGAGCACATAACTCTACCCAGCATGCTACTGCTGCCTCCTGTCACAATCATCATTTTGTAAAGATTTCATAGGCCTCTCCACACAATGACAAACAGAGGGCACAAGGACAAAGGCTGCAGTGACAGTTAAAGGTAATGGGCATACAGCTGACAGCTTGGGAATGACATCCTGACATGTCATCCTCAAACATCTGGAGAATTTCCTCCTCCCACGTTCCCGGTCCATGTCCTCACCTACGGACTCAGGATGGCCCAGGAAATTCCATGGCTCTTCAATTTGTTGTCGGTGGGGCTCCCTGTTCTCTTATTGATGGGTTTCTAGGTCAGCAGGCCTTTGTGGCTTTCAGCAGGCCCCACAAAGACTCCCAGATGGGCCCTCTCAAGATGGGGCCTATTGTGGCTGTGTTTCTATGGGAGCCTTACAAATGGAACCTCCAGGAGTCATTAGGCTGTTGAGGCGGGGGGTAAGGGAGGGGGTGGGAGGTGGCGGGGTATACAAGCAacagggggtggggggcggtCATATCTTTGAGGTAGATCAGTCACTCTGGACAGTCATgggatgatttttttcttcctcttttttttctgcttattctgactAAGGTTTGATAAAGGGGGGAAAAGGCTCGGCTTGATTTGCCGTCGAACAGGGGAGTGGGAGTGCAAGAGTCCTGAATCATATCTGCTAAAGCTGCAGGGGGAGGAGACAAAATATCTAGGTCAGCGTGTTTTCCCCCTTGTATGAATCTTTGCTCTATGAAGTACTATTATTTCTACTGAGCAGCTCAAATTAATTTAGGCCACACGGCAGGTAAACAAAGTGCAGACACTTACTGAAAGCTTGAGGTTTACAATAACTAACTCTCCATTAGAAATACGGCTAAATAGGTGGGTTACATTAAGCTAAATGCCAATTAGGAACATTTGTCTAGCcccatatacagtatatgtttgaCATATGTCTATTATTAAGCTTCAACTTGTGACCACTGCTCCTCTTAATCAGTTTGTTGGTGTCTGGCACATGGTGTTGTGATTTTTTGAGACTGACATATTATCGACTTGACATATTAAAAACTGCAGATTTAAACAGACGCACCTACAAATTGCCAACAGATGACTCGGCCTCTTatttaacaaacattttattGTATTCTACAGTACCAGCACTTCTAATTTCTTCAGTTGTCTGATTGTCTTATTATCCTGTTgatattttatgtgtttatgctgttctgctgcagaaagAATTTCCTCTTGTTAGTAAAGATCTTAACTAAACTACTGTGTAATTGTCAGGAAACTGAATATAACCTGCCG
Encoded here:
- the elp4 gene encoding elongator complex protein 4, which produces MAAPMNSVGKPSSERSSINTTSFQKKTRSKLISIPGTRPSVQNGQLLVSTGVTSLDYLLGGGVAVGTVLLIEEDRNDSYSRMILKYFLAEGVVCRHELFVAAAQDNPDDILQELPAPILDDVAIHKPVEQPRLSCKPQDSLDTMKIAWRYQNLPKVQSALASSSRFGHYYDVSKTMEPEIRQAAKCHRFYLPEHPTQSSPTCSTMLESYAALLRSLKEVIHREGFDVAAPMSKSRNILRIGLPSLGSALWGDDLCCHDNPRNSHAFTTFLYGLRALLRSSLSVAVVTVPSHLIQDRALMGSITRLCDNAIALESFKGSERETNPLYKDYHGLLHVRQVPHLNCLASKLPDHKDLAFKLKRKQFTIERLHLPPDLSETVSRVSRGELAGATAVTSACGSGTSGNKHLDF